The sequence below is a genomic window from Qipengyuania flava.
CGCGCGCAGGAAGCGCTTGGGCGGCCGATGCTGTTCGAGAATCCGTCGAGCTACCTCGCCTTCCCCGAGGACGAGATGGCCGAATGGGAGTTCCTCTCCGCCATGGCGCAGCGCACGGGATGCTACCTGCTGCTCGACGTCAACAACGTCTATGTGAGCGCGCACAACCACGGTTTCTCGGCCCGCGACTACATTGCCGGCCTGCCGCTCGACCGGGTGCGGCAGATCCATCTTGCCGGGCACGAACCGGGCGAGATCATCGTCGACACCCACGACCGCGACGTGAGCGACGGTGTCTGGGACCTCTACGCCGAAGTCATCATGAAAACGGGCCCGGTCGCGACCATGATCGAGCGCGACGACAAGATCCCTCCGCTCTCCGATCTCCTGCTCGAGCTCGACCGCGCGCGCTTCATGGCGGCGGCGTCTGGCCGGAGTGTTGCCGCATGAGCGCGCTTGCCCAGCGGCAGGCGGCCTTCCTCGGCGCGATACTGGACGAGGCCGCCCCGCTTCCGGCCGGCTGGAAAGCCAGTCAGGGCCGCGGCTTTGCGATCTACCGCAACAACTACCGCAGCGCGCTAATCGAAGCCCTGCGCTCGACCTTCGAGCGAACCGAACGGCTGGTGGGTGAGGCCGCCTTCCGTCAGGCGGCGGCGCATCACTGCATCGCCCATCCGCCTAGCAGCTGGACCCTGGACCTGGCCGGCGCGGGATTTCCGGAAACCTGCGCGGAGCTTTTCGCAAACGACCCCGATGTTGCCGAGCTGGCGGCGCTTGAATGGGCCATGCACACGGTCTTCGTGGTGCGCGATGCGCAGGCGCTCGGCGTGGCGGAGTTCGGTACGGCCTGCGCCGGGTTCGGCGAAGCGGATTGGGAAGGCCTCAGGCTATCCCTTGTTCCGGGCGTGTCGGTGCTGGAAGCCTCTTTCGACCTCGTGCGCCTCTGGTCTTCGCTCGCTAGCGAGGAAGGAGAGGCTGACCTTGCCGCGCTCGAAAGCGCGCACTGCGCGATAGTCTGGCGCGAAGGAGAACGGCCGGTCTTCGTGCTGCGGCCCGCGTGGGAAGGCGCGGCTCTGCTCGCCTTCCAGCGAGGCGCGACTTTTGCCGAGGTTTGCGCAGGCCTGGTCGATACCCTGGGCGAAGACGCCGCCATCGCCGAGGCAGGCGCCATGCTGGCTCGCTGGGTTGGCGAAGGGCTGGTCGAACAACTCGCTTAGTAGGCGAAGCTCTCGCCGACCATTTCCTCGCTCATCGCCCACAAACGCTCGGCCTTGTCCGCGTCGATCGCGTAGCTGCGCACACCGCCCATCGTATCCTCGTCGTCCTGGTCGGCGACGTGGCAGTCCTCGCAATAGAGCCCGCCACTGTCGGCTACCGCATCGGTGGTCGCGACCCAGCAGGTCGTCGCTGCGCCCTGCGGGATGGTCTTCATCGGCTGCGGCTTCTGGCCGCTTTCCTCGGCCGACTTGCGGATGCGTTCCATCAGGCTGGCCATGTCCTCTTCGGACATGTGGCGCCCGAGGTTTGTGTGAATGCCGCCGGGATGCAGCGCATAGGAATGGATGCCCTTATCGGCGAGCCGCTGTTCAAGGCCGACAGCAAAGAGGATGTTGGCGGTCTTCGACTGCCCGTAGGCCTGCCACTTTTCGTATTCGCGCTCGTGGTAGTTGGGGTCGTCGAAATGGACTTCGTCGATATGGTGGCCGCGGCTCGACAGGTTGACGATACGCGGCGCCGTGCCCTTCTCGACCAGCGGCACGAGGCGGTTGGTGAAGAGGAAATGGCCGAGGTGGTTGGTGCCGAACTGCATCTCGAACCCGTCGGCCGTGCGTCCCAGGGGACAGGCCATGACACCGGCGTTGTTGATCAGCAGGTCAATCTTGTCGAAGCGCGCCTTGGCCTCGTCGGTCGCTGTGCGCACGCTGTCGAGCGAGGCGAGATCGCACACCAGCGTATCGACCATCGCCCCGGTTTCGCCAGCGATTTCGGCGGCCGCTTCGTCGAGCTTGGCCGCATCGCGTCCGGAAAGGATGATATGCGCGCCTCTTGCCGCCATGGCCCGCGCGGTTTCCTTGCCGAGGCCCGAATAGCCGCCGGTGATCAGCGCGGTGCGCCCCGAAAGGTCCTGGCCTTCGAGGACTTCGTCCGCCGTGCTTTCGAAACCGAACTTGCTCACTTGCTCTCTCCCGTCTGTTCTGCCTCGCCAAGGTCCGTCCGGTAGCGGGCGAACCAGGCGAGGATGTTTTCTGTCTTGGCGATAAGGCGCGAGGGCCTGGCCGCAATCCCGTGGGCGCTGCCTGGCACGCGGATCAGCATGGTGTCGACCCCGCGAAGCTTGAGCGCCTGGTAGAATTGCTCGCTCTCTGTGATCGGCGTGCGGTGATCCTCCTCGCCGGTCAAAAGCATGGTCGGCGTGGTCACGTTGCCAACAAGGCTAAGCGGCGAACGCTTCCAGTAGTGCATCGGGTCTTCCCACGGCAGGGCGGGGAACTGGTGGTAGGTCTGGAAGATGTAGCTATCCGCCGTCAGCGTTTTCGAAAGCCAGTTGATAACAGGCTTGGCCGCGACCGCCGCCTTGAAGCGATCCGTCAGCCCGACAAGATAAGCCGTGGCAATCCCGCCCGCCGACCCGCCCGTCACGAACAGATTGTCTTCATCGATGAAGCCCTTGGCGATCATCGCATCGACGCCGGACATGTGATCGGCCGCATCCTCCTCGCTCGAATATTTGTGTTCGAGCAGCAGGGCGAAGTCCTCGCCATAGGAGGTCGAGCCGCGGTGGTTGTCGTAGAACACGACATAGCCCTCGGCGGCGAAGCGCTGGACCTCGGCGCTGAAATGCGGACCATAGGCCGCATGCGGGCCGCCGTGGATTTCGAGGATCAGCGGGTACTTCTTGCTCGGATCGAAGCCGGGCGGGGTGACATACCAGCCCTGGATCTCGGTCCCGTCGAAGCTGGACCTGTATGTGATCTCGTGCACCTGCCCAAGCGCACGGTGGGCCAGGATGTCTTCGTTGAGCGCGGTCAGCGTGCGCGTGCGTCCGCTGCGGCGAACGGCAAGGTCGGCCGGGCGCTGGCTGGTCCCAGCGGTCCAGGCAAGCGAGCCATCGGCCGCCACGTCGTATGTGCCGCTGGTGTAGGGGCGGCCCAGGGTGGTACCGCCAAGGCCCTCGGCCACGGTCGTGACGCGCCCGTCGAGCGTGACCCGCCCGATCTTCTTCATGCCGCGATCGTCATAGGTGAAGTGGATCGCGCGGTTGCCG
It includes:
- a CDS encoding S9 family peptidase, producing MKGVFSGLALAGCTVVSGAAMAQAPATFSAEDVFALEFADSPRISPDGRTVLFVRRSNDIMSDRTEGSLWVVPFAGGDPRLLVEGAGGGEWAPDGRRIAFTGRDSDERAAIFTRWMDSGSIEQVASLPSTARDLAWSPDGQWIAFTANVEADVKPLAKMPKKPEGAEWSPPVKVIDHAQFRRDGAGFLDLAFRHVFVVPASGGTPRQLTTGRFDHDGPVSWSRDGRQIYFSANRNEGWELQTIESDIYAVDVASGRLDQFTSGSGAEVNPQVSPDGARVAFVCMPHVKRPVWQVDVCVKNRDGSGARNLTQSLDREVGDIRWGGNRAIHFTYDDRGMKKIGRVTLDGRVTTVAEGLGGTTLGRPYTSGTYDVAADGSLAWTAGTSQRPADLAVRRSGRTRTLTALNEDILAHRALGQVHEITYRSSFDGTEIQGWYVTPPGFDPSKKYPLILEIHGGPHAAYGPHFSAEVQRFAAEGYVVFYDNHRGSTSYGEDFALLLEHKYSSEEDAADHMSGVDAMIAKGFIDEDNLFVTGGSAGGIATAYLVGLTDRFKAAVAAKPVINWLSKTLTADSYIFQTYHQFPALPWEDPMHYWKRSPLSLVGNVTTPTMLLTGEEDHRTPITESEQFYQALKLRGVDTMLIRVPGSAHGIAARPSRLIAKTENILAWFARYRTDLGEAEQTGESK
- a CDS encoding HvfC/BufC N-terminal domain-containing protein: MSALAQRQAAFLGAILDEAAPLPAGWKASQGRGFAIYRNNYRSALIEALRSTFERTERLVGEAAFRQAAAHHCIAHPPSSWTLDLAGAGFPETCAELFANDPDVAELAALEWAMHTVFVVRDAQALGVAEFGTACAGFGEADWEGLRLSLVPGVSVLEASFDLVRLWSSLASEEGEADLAALESAHCAIVWREGERPVFVLRPAWEGAALLAFQRGATFAEVCAGLVDTLGEDAAIAEAGAMLARWVGEGLVEQLA
- the bufB gene encoding MNIO family bufferin maturase, which produces MTAIPPFDGFGLGLRRTHYADFLEGEVPVDFVEVISENYMVEGGKPLRVLEEVRSKHPVILHGVSMSIGSAHGLDVEYLERLRALADRIEPLWVSDHLCWTRTSAHNSHDLLPLPLTQEALDAVCANIDRAQEALGRPMLFENPSSYLAFPEDEMAEWEFLSAMAQRTGCYLLLDVNNVYVSAHNHGFSARDYIAGLPLDRVRQIHLAGHEPGEIIVDTHDRDVSDGVWDLYAEVIMKTGPVATMIERDDKIPPLSDLLLELDRARFMAAASGRSVAA
- a CDS encoding SDR family NAD(P)-dependent oxidoreductase, which gives rise to MSKFGFESTADEVLEGQDLSGRTALITGGYSGLGKETARAMAARGAHIILSGRDAAKLDEAAAEIAGETGAMVDTLVCDLASLDSVRTATDEAKARFDKIDLLINNAGVMACPLGRTADGFEMQFGTNHLGHFLFTNRLVPLVEKGTAPRIVNLSSRGHHIDEVHFDDPNYHEREYEKWQAYGQSKTANILFAVGLEQRLADKGIHSYALHPGGIHTNLGRHMSEEDMASLMERIRKSAEESGQKPQPMKTIPQGAATTCWVATTDAVADSGGLYCEDCHVADQDDEDTMGGVRSYAIDADKAERLWAMSEEMVGESFAY